In Spiroplasma litorale, a single genomic region encodes these proteins:
- a CDS encoding ParA family protein, whose translation MGKVISISNQKGGVGKTTTSVNLACGLALSGKKILLIDTDPQFNATTGVGYEIDSNSLSMYHVFTGEKSIKDIVIKGIKQNIDLAPSSIDVAAVDLILLEQKHSNQNILKDQINSLREEYDFIIIDCPPSLGLINRNGLASSDTVLIPIQAEHYAMHGVAQLLRTIKKVKETLNPSLTIEGVLVTMFDSRTKLAHDVLEEIMKTFGPKVYKAVIPRNIKISESSIEGKSIFEYDKNGLGAIAYLDFVKEVLKENGN comes from the coding sequence ATGGGTAAAGTTATATCAATTTCAAATCAAAAAGGTGGAGTCGGGAAAACTACAACTTCCGTTAATTTGGCATGTGGTCTTGCATTGAGCGGAAAAAAAATATTACTAATAGATACTGATCCTCAGTTTAACGCAACAACAGGAGTAGGATATGAAATTGATAGCAATTCTTTAAGTATGTATCATGTTTTTACTGGAGAAAAAAGTATAAAAGATATAGTTATTAAAGGAATTAAACAAAATATTGATTTAGCACCTAGTTCTATTGATGTTGCCGCTGTGGATTTAATTTTGCTTGAACAAAAACATAGTAATCAAAATATTTTAAAAGACCAAATTAATAGTTTAAGAGAAGAATACGATTTTATTATTATTGACTGCCCTCCAAGTCTTGGATTAATTAATCGAAATGGACTTGCTTCGTCTGACACTGTTCTTATTCCAATCCAAGCAGAACATTATGCAATGCACGGTGTTGCACAATTATTAAGAACAATAAAAAAAGTAAAAGAAACATTAAACCCATCATTAACAATTGAAGGTGTACTTGTTACTATGTTTGATTCTAGAACAAAACTTGCACATGATGTTTTAGAAGAAATAATGAAAACATTCGGACCTAAAGTTTATAAGGCTGTAATTCCAAGAAATATTAAAATTTCAGAATCATCAATTGAAGGAAAATCAATATTTGAATATGATAAAAACGGTTTAGGTGCAATTGCATATTTAGATTTTGTAAAAGAGGTGCTTAAAGAAAATGGCAACTAA
- a CDS encoding APC family permease: protein MIKVNKKNRAKNRIFEFLTIFSMVFGLVIGNGIYLKNSNEPGGVLGEAARNPYIAIFVWVFIGVMCTFMMITFMEATSIATKNEDHSTIQSWAKKFINRRSASLFSILYICMYMPVLISLAALFSIEIVFQTLDEFFNIIDKWGIVNFTTLKVFLSLILLISFQVMNIYTFNPSKYIQTIFTFVKFIPLLVAIVGSFSVFFINGSDQNNTFNPSVPFEKTWKLTTMFATVIPILFAFDGFVYAATLRRDCENKKVVAPAMLSAILAVTLFYIIVTVSIFISREDGNIFNLYDKIFKGNMYLVIVFKILIALTMLTILNGYTTLLPRTINSAIEEDLLFIKFKTNSFKKGGWLGFFISLSIFISFVIISLAITWNDGNSMSAFYISNYSSNSSVMFSFTTYLLIMIFVLINKKTKKVQAENIKGGLVTGIIGASMLTLVLGYAYYDFFINKMIAKNYEDPLLLILFSIVIGLFWFIDEILLSKKDIHKNDFVLKVNPKNWFKYNKEEAIKKYLEKKGKLNDIQDTRKE, encoded by the coding sequence ATGATTAAGGTAAACAAAAAAAATAGAGCAAAAAATAGAATATTTGAATTTTTAACAATATTCTCAATGGTTTTTGGTCTGGTTATTGGAAACGGAATATATTTAAAAAATAGTAACGAGCCTGGGGGTGTTTTGGGAGAAGCTGCAAGAAACCCCTACATAGCAATATTTGTTTGAGTTTTTATTGGTGTAATGTGTACTTTTATGATGATAACTTTTATGGAGGCTACATCAATAGCGACTAAAAATGAAGATCATTCAACAATACAAAGTTGGGCAAAAAAATTCATAAATAGAAGATCTGCAAGTTTATTTTCAATACTATATATATGCATGTATATGCCAGTGCTTATTAGTCTTGCGGCATTATTTTCAATAGAAATTGTATTTCAAACATTAGATGAATTTTTTAATATTATAGATAAATGAGGCATTGTAAATTTTACAACGCTAAAAGTGTTTTTGTCATTAATATTATTAATCTCTTTTCAAGTTATGAATATTTATACTTTTAATCCATCAAAATACATACAAACAATTTTCACTTTTGTTAAATTTATACCATTACTTGTTGCAATAGTTGGTAGTTTCAGTGTGTTTTTTATCAATGGTAGTGATCAAAATAATACATTTAACCCCTCAGTTCCATTTGAAAAAACATGAAAATTAACTACAATGTTTGCTACTGTTATACCAATATTATTTGCATTTGATGGCTTTGTATATGCTGCAACATTGAGAAGAGATTGTGAAAATAAAAAAGTTGTAGCACCAGCTATGCTTTCTGCAATATTAGCAGTCACATTATTTTATATAATTGTTACAGTTTCAATCTTTATTTCAAGAGAAGATGGAAATATATTCAATTTATACGACAAAATTTTTAAAGGAAATATGTACTTAGTTATAGTTTTTAAAATTCTAATTGCTTTAACTATGTTAACTATTTTGAATGGTTATACAACTTTATTGCCTAGAACAATTAACTCAGCAATAGAAGAAGATTTATTATTTATAAAATTTAAAACAAACTCATTTAAAAAAGGTGGTTGACTTGGATTTTTTATTAGCTTATCAATCTTTATCTCATTTGTAATTATATCTTTAGCAATAACATGAAATGATGGAAATAGTATGAGTGCATTTTATATATCAAATTATTCATCAAATAGTTCTGTTATGTTTTCTTTTACAACGTATTTATTAATTATGATTTTTGTTTTAATAAATAAAAAAACTAAAAAAGTTCAAGCAGAAAATATAAAAGGTGGACTTGTTACTGGAATAATTGGAGCTTCAATGCTTACACTTGTATTAGGATACGCCTATTATGACTTTTTTATAAATAAAATGATAGCAAAAAATTATGAGGACCCTCTATTATTAATATTATTTTCAATTGTAATTGGATTATTTTGATTTATAGATGAAATATTGTTATCAAAAAAAGATATCCATAAAAATGATTTTGTGTTAAAAGTGAATCCAAAAAACTGATTTAAGTACAATAAAGAAGAAGCCATTAAAAAATACTTAGAGAAAAAAGGTAAGTTAAATGATATTCAAGATACTAGAAAAGAATAA
- a CDS encoding ParB/RepB/Spo0J family partition protein, with protein MATKKRYNFKGLDDIFGESVSDVVGKIENDKKLVEEAKTFVDINILKANPYQPRKIFEAEEITELAESIQLHGIIQPIIINFENEIVAGERRLRAAKQAGLSEVPVIRVNLSKLQMEEFAIIENIQRVDLLEIEEAIAYKQLSNSLKLKQEEISKRVGKSRSHVANIMRLLNLPDFVQKALLEKKLTMGHAKPLLTILGDENFLEYVFNKIIKEDITVREVEQLVKNKNKTSNSNIESKQVNPNLKSMENKIMRRLGTKVTIDSSKISIKYTSVDDLNRILDLLGFIEE; from the coding sequence ATGGCAACTAAAAAAAGATATAATTTTAAAGGTCTAGACGATATTTTTGGAGAATCAGTTTCTGATGTTGTTGGCAAAATTGAAAACGATAAAAAATTGGTAGAAGAGGCAAAAACATTTGTTGATATTAATATTTTAAAAGCAAACCCTTATCAACCAAGAAAAATTTTTGAAGCTGAAGAAATTACTGAATTAGCAGAATCAATTCAATTGCATGGAATAATACAACCAATAATTATTAACTTTGAAAATGAAATAGTAGCTGGAGAAAGAAGACTTAGAGCTGCAAAACAAGCAGGTCTAAGCGAAGTTCCAGTAATAAGAGTAAACCTATCTAAATTGCAAATGGAAGAGTTTGCAATTATTGAAAATATTCAAAGAGTTGATTTATTAGAAATTGAAGAAGCAATCGCATATAAACAATTATCTAATAGTTTAAAACTAAAACAAGAAGAAATATCAAAAAGAGTAGGTAAGTCTAGATCACATGTGGCTAACATAATGAGGCTTTTAAATTTACCCGACTTTGTTCAAAAGGCATTATTAGAAAAAAAATTAACAATGGGGCATGCAAAACCTTTATTAACAATACTAGGGGATGAAAATTTCTTAGAATATGTTTTCAATAAAATTATTAAAGAAGATATAACAGTGAGAGAAGTTGAACAATTAGTTAAAAACAAAAACAAAACTAGTAATTCAAACATCGAAAGCAAGCAAGTAAACCCAAATTTAAAAAGTATGGAAAACAAAATCATGAGAAGGTTGGGAACAAAGGTTACCATCGATTCATCAAAAATCTCAATAAAATATACAAGTGTTGACGATCTAAATAGAATTTTAGATTTGCTTGGTTTTATAGAAGAATAG
- the rsmG gene encoding 16S rRNA (guanine(527)-N(7))-methyltransferase RsmG, producing MIFKILEKNKNFNTDIRKKLIKYIELLKIWNKKFNLTSIIEDEEIIKKHFYDSLIFTSSYELNNQTILDIGTGAGFPGMVLKIFYENLTVILLESNNKKVLFLKEVIKELDLKNIFVSNERAEVFSINNKEKFDIVISRAVAQLNILLEIGVQALKVDGTFIALKGKNYQEEVNILNNCEYKIGLKFMNKQIYEDLYLGTRANLFYKKISSTPNGYPRNYNKIKKRPLGE from the coding sequence ATGATATTCAAGATACTAGAAAAGAATAAAAATTTTAATACTGATATAAGAAAAAAATTAATTAAATACATTGAGTTATTAAAAATATGAAATAAAAAATTTAATCTTACCTCCATTATTGAAGATGAAGAAATAATTAAAAAACATTTTTATGACTCACTAATTTTTACAAGTAGTTATGAATTAAATAATCAAACAATATTAGACATTGGTACAGGGGCTGGTTTTCCTGGAATGGTTTTAAAAATATTTTATGAAAATTTGACAGTTATATTATTAGAATCAAATAATAAAAAAGTTTTATTTTTAAAAGAAGTAATAAAAGAATTAGATTTAAAAAATATATTTGTTTCAAATGAAAGAGCAGAAGTTTTTTCAATAAATAATAAAGAAAAATTTGATATTGTAATATCAAGAGCAGTTGCACAATTAAACATATTACTTGAAATTGGTGTCCAAGCGCTAAAAGTTGATGGTACATTTATTGCATTAAAAGGTAAAAACTATCAAGAAGAAGTTAATATTTTAAACAACTGTGAGTATAAAATCGGTTTAAAATTTATGAACAAACAAATTTATGAAGATTTATATTTAGGAACAAGAGCAAATTTATTTTATAAAAAAATAAGTTCAACTCCGAATGGTTATCCCAGAAATTACAATAAGATAAAAAAAAGACCATTAGGAGAATAA
- the ychF gene encoding redox-regulated ATPase YchF yields the protein MSLKVGIVGLPNVGKSTLFNAITNSRVEAANYPFATIEPNVGVVEVKDKRLEKLAEIFNSKKTIFTTIEFVDIAGLIAGASKGEGLGNAFLANIRETDAICEVVRCFDSKDITHVEGSVDPIRDIEIIELELILADESVVKKRLSKIEPKFKSSKDASIIFEYNVLQKLAKALEDGILINKLDLDDEEKTFVKNLGLLTFKKFIYAANVSEENISEDNEYVKKVRELANKNNSEFVKVCAKVEEDLSELSEEEKTDFLNDYGISTSGLDQLTQSSYKTLGLKTYFTAGPQEARAWQFKEGSTAPQCAGIIHTDFEKGFIKADIYSINDILELGSEQELKSKGKVRLEGKSYIVQDGDVCYFKFNK from the coding sequence ATGAGTTTAAAAGTAGGTATAGTCGGATTGCCAAACGTTGGTAAATCAACATTATTTAATGCAATTACTAATTCAAGAGTAGAAGCTGCAAATTATCCATTTGCAACAATTGAACCAAATGTAGGTGTTGTTGAAGTTAAAGATAAAAGACTTGAAAAATTAGCTGAAATTTTTAATTCCAAAAAAACTATTTTTACAACTATTGAATTTGTTGATATAGCTGGATTAATTGCGGGTGCTAGTAAAGGTGAGGGATTGGGTAATGCATTCCTTGCAAATATTAGAGAGACTGACGCAATATGCGAAGTAGTAAGGTGTTTTGATTCAAAGGATATAACTCACGTTGAAGGTTCAGTTGATCCAATTAGAGATATAGAAATAATTGAATTAGAACTAATACTTGCAGATGAAAGTGTTGTAAAAAAAAGATTATCAAAAATTGAACCTAAATTTAAAAGTTCAAAAGATGCTTCAATTATATTTGAATATAATGTTTTACAAAAATTAGCAAAAGCATTAGAAGATGGTATTTTAATAAATAAACTTGATTTAGATGATGAAGAAAAAACATTTGTTAAAAATCTTGGTTTATTAACATTTAAAAAGTTTATATATGCTGCAAATGTTTCAGAAGAAAATATTTCAGAAGATAATGAATATGTAAAAAAAGTTAGAGAACTAGCAAATAAAAACAATTCAGAATTTGTAAAAGTTTGTGCAAAAGTTGAAGAAGATTTAAGTGAATTATCTGAAGAAGAAAAGACTGATTTTTTAAATGATTATGGGATAAGTACATCTGGTTTAGACCAGTTAACTCAATCCTCTTATAAGACCTTAGGATTAAAAACTTATTTCACTGCAGGTCCTCAAGAAGCTAGAGCTTGACAGTTTAAAGAAGGTTCTACCGCACCTCAATGTGCTGGTATAATACATACTGATTTTGAAAAAGGTTTTATAAAAGCTGATATATATTCAATAAACGATATATTAGAATTAGGATCAGAACAAGAACTAAAAAGTAAAGGTAAAGTTAGACTTGAAGGAAAATCGTATATAGTTCAAGATGGCGATGTTTGCTATTTTAAATTTAATAAATAA
- a CDS encoding Vmc-like lipoprotein signal peptide domain-containing protein, protein MKKLLKMILSLGFVISPTSVIVSCGEPNSQKDPKEDSCIEPKFNNLNEQIKKPNKLTKNKSSYTKWQDANPNRKDNVTNKIACNHTSYFSPYLDAGLYEGNEIKDVVKASGLNHITLAFVQQVNSHNNFLDLSIAGIESSGPNYDWWAESVFYEKDLKPLVETNSFKNIKVAYGGASTGGNTIKNPWNLALKLENNKDKASILLEEALINYNKKITELASKKSGKSLIMPKNIDFDIEGAAQSEKEPNSLLANTIANMKIKDINWDFSVTLPVLPTGLTSVGISVMDEFVKAYKEKNISQDNLPIINLMLMDYGDQIYLDAIKKGQTNFDMAKEAIENTKNNLKDSIKRIYGSLNIEENKLFELIGATPMIGVNDTVEGVFTLEDAKDLYNYVHENSLAYLSVWSMNDDRGRDKNGNIIPKSLTSHGLNYLNEYDFSKAFNGIWDKNVLRPNKEI, encoded by the coding sequence ATGAAAAAACTATTAAAAATGATTTTATCATTAGGATTTGTAATAAGTCCTACATCAGTAATTGTATCTTGTGGGGAACCAAATTCACAAAAAGACCCAAAAGAAGATAGTTGCATTGAACCAAAATTTAATAATTTAAATGAACAAATAAAAAAACCAAACAAACTAACAAAAAATAAAAGCTCATACACAAAGTGACAAGATGCAAACCCAAATAGAAAAGATAACGTAACTAATAAAATTGCTTGTAACCATACTTCATATTTTTCACCATATTTAGATGCTGGTTTATATGAGGGAAATGAAATTAAAGATGTAGTTAAAGCATCTGGTTTAAACCACATTACTCTTGCTTTTGTTCAACAAGTTAATAGCCACAATAACTTTTTAGATTTATCAATTGCTGGGATAGAAAGTAGTGGACCAAACTATGATTGATGAGCAGAATCAGTTTTCTATGAAAAAGATTTAAAACCATTAGTCGAAACAAATAGCTTCAAAAATATTAAAGTAGCATACGGAGGTGCCTCAACAGGTGGAAACACCATTAAAAATCCATGAAATCTTGCTTTGAAATTAGAAAACAATAAAGATAAAGCATCAATTTTACTTGAAGAAGCTTTAATAAATTATAATAAAAAAATTACAGAGTTAGCTTCAAAAAAAAGTGGTAAAAGTTTGATAATGCCCAAAAATATTGATTTTGATATTGAAGGTGCCGCGCAATCTGAAAAAGAACCAAATTCACTACTAGCTAACACCATTGCTAATATGAAAATTAAAGATATTAATTGGGATTTTTCAGTAACTCTTCCAGTTCTGCCTACTGGTCTAACTAGCGTTGGAATTAGTGTTATGGATGAGTTTGTAAAAGCATATAAAGAAAAAAATATTTCACAAGATAATTTACCAATTATAAATCTTATGTTAATGGATTATGGGGATCAAATATATTTAGATGCAATTAAAAAAGGTCAAACTAACTTTGATATGGCAAAAGAAGCAATTGAAAATACAAAAAATAATTTAAAAGATTCTATAAAAAGAATATATGGTTCTTTAAATATAGAAGAAAATAAATTATTTGAGTTAATTGGGGCTACTCCAATGATTGGTGTTAATGATACAGTTGAAGGTGTATTTACATTAGAAGATGCAAAAGACCTTTATAATTATGTTCATGAAAATAGCTTAGCTTACTTAAGTGTGTGATCAATGAATGATGATAGAGGAAGAGACAAAAATGGAAATATAATACCAAAATCTTTAACTTCACACGGTCTAAATTATTTGAATGAATATGATTTTTCAAAAGCGTTTAATGGAATATGAGATAAAAATGTTTTAAGACCTAATAAAGAAATATAA